One Scophthalmus maximus strain ysfricsl-2021 chromosome 9, ASM2237912v1, whole genome shotgun sequence genomic region harbors:
- the LOC118319090 gene encoding protocadherin gamma-A11-like translates to MGDKGFSALRLIVYFASFILTLNVVYGDLSYSIAEEIKRGSVIGHIAKDLGLDLRSLASRQSRVDFGGSRKRYCDINLNTGDFITSERIDRESLCGKKPSCVLKVDLVLENPLELHRVSIHVQDVNDNSPQFNENFIEMEIRESAEKGNRFSIEEAHDADIGHNAVQRYNLQKNDNFILSVDNNKVELVLENKLDREKQKEMSLLLTALDGGSPQRSGTVVIHVTVLDANDNAPVFSQAVYKASLPENSPPDTVVINVSATDADEGVNGDVTYQFGHVSEDVINMFSIDPKTGKITVTGVIDFEEISSFEMRVKAKDGLGLTSYAKVIIDVTDINDNAPVLYLKSLTNAIPENVSPGSEVGIINVQDADSDNNQKVRCSIQQNVPFKLVPSIKNYYSLVTTGQLDRELVSDYNITISATDEGSPPLSSSKTVHLSVADINDNPPVFEEQSYSAYVSENNKPGSTLCSVTARDPDWRQNGTVIYSLLPGEVNGAPVSSYLSVNGDTGVIHAVRSFDYEQFRSFKVHVVARDNGSPPLSSNVTVSVFISDVNDNSPQILYPAPEGNSFMTELVPKAAHGGSLVSKVIAVDADSGQNAWLSYHIVKSTDPGLFTIGVHSGEIRTQRDISESDSMKQNLIVAVKDNGQPSLSATCSMYLLISDNLAEVPELKDISYDEKNSKLTSYLIIALVSVSTFFLTFIIIILGVRFCRRRKPRLLFDGAVAIPSAYLPPNYADVDGTGTLRSAYNYDAYLTTGSRTSDFKFVTSYNDNTLPADQTLRKSPSDFADVFGGGDDSPEV, encoded by the coding sequence ATGGGAGACAAAGGATTTTCAGCGCTCCGTCTGATCGTCTACTTCGCTTCCTTTATTTTAACGCTTAACGTCGTTTATGGAGACCTGAGTTATTCAATTGCAGAAGAGATCAAACGAGGGTCTGTTATTGGACATATAGCGAAGGATCTTGGTCTTGATCTGAGGAGTTTAGCTTCTAGACAGTCTCGTGTTGATTTTGGTGGAAGTCGGAAAAGGTACTGTGATATTAATCTGAATACCGGAGATTTCATCACGTCAGAGAGAATCGACAGAGAAAGTCTTTGTGGCAAGAAACCATCGTGTGTTTTGAAAGTAGACCTGGTGTTAGAAAATCCTCTGGAGCTCCATCGTGTAAGTATTCATGTTCAAGATGTGAACGACAACTCGCCGCAATTCAACGAGAATTTtattgaaatggaaataagGGAGTCAGCTGAGAAGGGCAACCGCTTCTCAATCGAGGAGGCCCATGACGCAGATATTGGTCACAATGCTGTTCAGAGGTACAACCTGCAAAAGAACGACAACTTTATTCTCTCTGTAGATAATAACAAGGTCGAACTTGTTTTGGAGAATAAACTCGAccgagagaaacagaaagagatgaGTCTGCTCCTCACAGCTCTAGATGGAGGCTCTCCTCAGAGATCAGGCACCGTGGTCATACACGTCACTGTGCTGGATGCTAATGATAACGCCCCAGTGTTCAGTCAGGCCGTTTATAAAGCCAGTCTGCCTGAAAACTCTCCTCCTGATACCGTAGTGATTAATGTCAGTGCTACTGACGCAGACGAAGGAGTGAATGGAGACGTGACATATCAGTTTGGTCACGTGTCTGAAGACgttataaatatgttttctatTGATCCAAAAACTGGAAAAATTACAGTAACTGGAGTGATTGACTTTGAAGAAATTAGTTCTTTTGAAATGAGAGTGAAAGCTAAAGATGGATTAGGGCTAACATCGTACGCTAAAGTTATAATAGATGTTACTGATATAAATGACAACGCTCCAGTTTTATATCTGAAATCGCTGACTAACGCCATTCCTGAGAACGTGTCACCTGGTTCAGAGGTGGGCATCATTAACGTGCAGGATGCAGATTCGGATAATAACCAAAAGGTCCGATGCTCCATTCAgcaaaatgttccttttaagTTAGTTCCTTCaattaaaaactattattctCTGGTGACCACAGGACAACTGGACCGTGAACTAGTGTCAGATTACAACATTACAATCAGTGCCACTGACGAGGGCTCTCCACCTCTATCCTCCTCTAAAACTGTTCACTTATCTGTAGCTGACATCAACGACAACCCACCTGTGTTTGAGGAACAGTCCTACAGCGCATATGTGAGTGAAAATAACAAACCTGGCTCCACTTTATGTTCCGTTACTGCTCGAGACCCCGACTGGAGACAGAACGGTACAGTGATTTATTCTCTGTTACCCGGTGAGGTGAACGGTGCCCCGGTGTCCTCCTATCTGTCAGTTAACGGAGACACGGGGGTGATCCACGCTGTGAGGTCGTTTGACTATGAACAGTTCAGGAGCTTTAAAGTCCACGTGGTGGCCAGAGACAACGGTTCTCCTCCGCTCAGCAGCAACGTGACCGTCAGCGTCTTCATATCGGACGTGAACGACAACTCTCCTCAGATCCTGTACCCCGCCCCGGAGGGCAACTCCTTCATGACCGAGCTGGTCCCCAAAGCTGCACACGGAGGCTCTCTGGTGTCCAAAGTGATAGCGGTGGACGCGGACTCCGGACAGAACGCCTGGCTGTCCTATCACATAGTCAAGTCCACTGATCCGGGACTTTTCACCATTGGTGTCCACAGCGGAGAGATCAGGACACAGAGGGACATTTCTGAATCTGACAGCATGAAACAGAACCTTATTGTGGCGGTGAAAGATAACggacagccctctctctctgccacctgtTCCATGTACTTACTTATTTCTGATAACTTGGCTGAGGTGCCAGAGCTGAAGGACATTTCTTATGATGAGAAGAATTCAAAACTGACCTCTTACCTGATCATCGCGCTGGTGTCTGTGTCCACCTTCTTCctgaccttcatcatcatcatcctgggtGTGAGGTTCTGTCGCAGGAGAAAGCCCAGACTATTGTTTGACGGAGCGGTCGCCATCCCCAGCGCTTATCTCCCTCCTAATTACGCAGATGTTGACGGAACAGGAACTTTACGCAGCGCTTACAACTATGACGCCTACCTGACAACAGGATCTCGAACCAGTGACTTTAAGTTTGTGACGTCATACAATGACAACACGCTGCCTGCTGACCAGACTCTGAGGAAAAGTCCTTCTGACTTTGCTGATGTGTTTGGAGGGGGTGATGATTCTCCTGAGGTATGA
- the LOC118319069 gene encoding protocadherin gamma-A11-like, with the protein MAFDGSPTNLVCSFLFLLLVLHLSYADMSYSFPEEMKRGSVIGNIAKDLGLQVSRLPPRKARIVVEGDRKRYCEINVKTGELFVADRIDREELCGARISCILKCELVLEDPLESHWISVQIQDVNDNPPVFIKDAVKLEIRESAPKGSRYRINAARDADMGQNAVQNYILQKNNYFALNVLTNSVGTKYSEIILERDLDREEQQEVNLLLTAVDGGSPQRSSTAVIQITVLDANDNNPVFSQAVYEATLPENSPVDTVVVTVSATDADEGVNGKVTYEFSGISDFAKEIFSLNEYTGEIALAKNVDYEEETKFEMLIEAKDGYGLSSETKVVIDITDVNDNAPVIHLNSLTNPVAENVSPGSEVGIINVQDRDSERNRQVRCSIQQNVPFKLVPSIKNYYSLVTTGQLDRELVSDYNITISATDEGSPPLSSSKTVHLSVADINDNPPVFEEQSYSAYVSENNKPGSTLCSVTARDPDWRQNGTVIYSLLPGEVNGAPVSSYLSVNGDTGVIHAVRSFDYEHFRSFKVHVVARDNGSPPLSSNVTVSVFISDVNDNSPQILYPAPEGNSFMTELVPKAAHGGSLVSKVIAVDADSGQNAWLSYHIVKSTDPGLFTIGVHSGEIRTQRDISESDSMKQNLIVAVKDNGQPSLSATCSMYLLISDNLAEVPELKDISYDEKNSKLTSYLIIALVSVSTFFLTFIIIILGVRFCRRRKPRLLFDGAVAIPSAYLPPNYADVDGTGTLRSTYNYDAYLTTGSRTSDFKFVTSYNDNTLPADQTLRKSPSDFADVFGDCDASPENI; encoded by the exons aTGGCATTTGACGGATCGCCAACGAACCTTGTttgcagctttctttttttgcttttagtcTTACATTTGTCGTACGCCGACATGAGCTATTCTTTTCCGGAGGAAATGAAACGCGGATCGGTGATTGGAAACATAGCCAAGGATCTCGGGCTTCAAGTAAGCAGACTTCCACCTCGTAAGGCTCGAATTGTCGTCGAAGGGGACCGGAAACGTTATTGTGAGATTAACGTTAAAACCGGAGAACTGTTTGTTGCCGATCGGATTGACCGAGAAGAGCTTTGTGGTGCAAGGATTTCatgcattttgaaatgtgaattGGTACTTGAAGATCCCCTGGAATCGCATTGGATATCTGTGCAAATCCAGGATGTAAATGACAACCCACCAGTTTTCATTAAGGATGCCGTCAAACTGGAAATACGAGAATCAGCTCCCAAAGGATCTCGGTACAGAATAAATGCGGCACGCGATGCAGACATGGGACAAAACGCTGTGCAAAACTATatactgcagaaaaacaattattttgcCCTGAACGTACTGACTAATTCTGTTGGTACGAAATATAGTGAGATCATTTTGGAGAGAGATTTAGATCGTGAAGAACAGCAAGAGGTGAACTTGTTGTTGACAGCCGTCGATGGAGGCTCTCCTCAGAGGTCAAGTACCGCAGTCATACAGATCACTGTGCTGGATGCTAATGATAACAACCCAGTGTTCAGCCAGGCCGTCTATGAGGCCACTCTACCCGAGAACTCTCCCGTAGACACTGTAGTGGTGACGGTGAGTGCTACCGACGCAGACGAGGGCGTGAATGGTAAAGTGACTTATGAATTCAGTGGCATAAGTGACTTCgcaaaagaaatattttctttgaatgAATATACTGGGGAAATTGCACTAGCGAAGAATGTTGACTACGAAGAAGAAACTAAATTTGAAATGCTAATTGAGGCGAAAGATGGATACGGCCTTTCGTCGGAAACAAAAGTAGTAATAGATATAACTGACGTGAATGATAATGCACCTGTGATACATCTTAACTCATTAACAAACCCCGTAGCTGAGAACGTGTCACCTGGTTCAGAGGTGGGCATCATCAACGTGCAGGACAGAGACTCTGAGAGGAACAGACAGGTTCGCTGCTCCATTCagcaaaatgtcccttttaagTTAGTTCCTTctattaaaaactattattctCTGGTGACCACAGGACAACTGGACCGTGAACTAGTGTCAGATTACAACATTACAATCAGTGCCACTGACGAGGGctctccacctctgtcctcctctaaAACTGTTCACTTATCTGTAGCTGACATCAACGACAACCCACCTGTGTTTGAGGAACAGTCCTACAGCGCATATGTGAGTGAAAATAACAAACCTGGCTCCACTTTATGTTCCGTTACTGCTCGAGACCCCGACTGGAGACAGAACGGTACAGTGATTTATTCTCTGTTACCCGGTGAGGTGAACGGTGCCCCGGTGTCCTCCTATCTGTCAGTTAACGGAGACACGGGGGTGATCCACGCTGTGAGGTCGTTTGACTATGAACACTTCAGGAGCTTTAAAGTCCACGTGGTGGCCAGAGACAACGGTTCTCCTCCGCTCAGCAGCAACGTGACCGTCAGCGTCTTCATATCGGACGTGAACGACAACTCTCCTCAGATCCTGTACCCCGCCCCGGAGGGCAACTCCTTCATGACCGAGCTGGTCCCCAAAGCTGCACACGGAGGCTCTCTGGTGTCCAAAGTGATAGCGGTGGACGCGGACTCCGGACAGAACGCCTGGCTGTCCTATCACATAGTCAAGTCCACTGATCCGGGACTTTTCACCATCGGTGTCCACAGCGGAGAGATCAGGACACAGCGGGACATTTCTGAATCTGACAGCATGAAACAGAACCTTATTGTGGCGGTGAAAGATAACggacagccctctctctctgccacctgtTCCATGTACTTACTTATTTCTGATAACTTGGCTGAGGTGCCAGAGCTGAAGGACATTTCTTATGATGAGAAGAATTCAAAACTGACCTCTTACCTGATCATCGCGCTGGTGTCTGTGTCCACCTTCTTCctgaccttcatcatcatcatcctgggtGTGAGGTTCTGTCGCAGGAGAAAGCCCAGACTGTTGTTTGACGGAGCGGTCGCCATCCCCAGCGCTTATCTCCCTCCTAATTACGCAGATGTTGACGGAACAGGAACTTTACGCAGCACTTACAACTATGACGCCTACCTGACAACAGGATCTCGAACCAGTGACTTTAAGTTTGTGACGTCATACAATGACAACACGCTGCCTGCTGACCAGACTCTGAGGAAAAGTCCCTCTGACTTTGCTGATGTGTTTGGAGATTGTGATGCTTCTCCTGAG AACATAtaa
- the LOC124850546 gene encoding protocadherin gamma-A4-like encodes MGHKAFSILGLVTVLGVFFLSLCTVRGDVSYSFPEEMKRGSVVGNIAKDTGLEVGKLSARRARIDADGNSKRYCDINLATGDIIVSDRIDREGLCGKKASCLLKLELVLENPLELHRINIHVQDINDNSPQFKKNDIKFEISESAVKGSRYRLDEAHDADVGQNTIQGYSIEANEHFRLNVVAKSGGGKYSELVLEKELDREQQQELTIVLVATDGGSPQRSGTAVVHVTVLDANDNAPVFSQAVYKASLPENSPPDTVVVTVSATDADEGVNGHVTYEFDHISDESNNVFSLDQTTGEIKVSGPIDYEELSAYEIQITAKDGLGLVSSCTLIIDVTDVNDNAPVIYLKSLTTLIPENVSPGSEVGIINVQDRDSESNRQVRCSIQQNVPFKLVPSIKNYYSLVTTGQLDRELVSDYNITISATDEGSPPLSSSKTVHLSVADINDNPPVFEEQSYSAYVSENNKPGSTLCSVTARDPDWRQNGTVIYSLLPGEVNGAPVSSYLSVNGDTGVIHAVRSFDYEHFRSFKVHVVARDNGSPPLSSNVTVSVFISDVNDNSPQILYPAPEGNSFMTELVPKAAHGGSLVSKVIAVDADSGQNAWLSYHIVKSTDPGLFTIGVHSGEIRTQRDISESDSMKQNLIVAVKDNGQPSLSATCSMYLLISDNLAEVPELKDISYDEKNSKLTSYLIIALVSVSTFFLTFIIIILGVRFCRRRKPRLLFDGAVAIPSAYLPPNYADVDGTGTLRSTYNYDAYLTTGSRTSDFKFVTSYNDNTLPADQTLRKSPSDFVDVFGDCDASPEVGI; translated from the coding sequence ATGGGACACAAAGCATTTTCAATTCTCGGCCTTGTTACCGTCCTGGGAGTATTTTTTCTGTCGCTGTGCACCGTCCGTGGAGATGTGAGTTATTCTTTCCCGGAGGAGATGAAACGCGGCTCGGTTGTTGGAAATATAGCGAAAGACACCGGACTGGAGGTGGGCAAACTGTCCGCTCGAAGGGCTCGCATTGATGCAGACGGGAACAGCAAACGGTATTGTGACATTAATCTGGCTACTGGAGATATCATCGTCTCCGACAGGATTGACAGAGAGGGGCTTTGTGGCAAAAAGGCATCTTGCCTTTTAAAACTGGAGCTTGTATTAGAGAATCCTTTAGAGCTGCATCGCATTAACATCCATGTTCAAGATATCAACGACAATTCCCCACAGTTTAAAAAGAACGATATCAAATTTGAAATCAGCGAATCGGCCGTTAAAGGAAGTCGGTATCGTTTAGATGAGGCCCATGATGCAGACGTAGGTCAAAACACCATCCAGGGCTACAGTATCGAGGCAAATGAACACTTCAGATTGAATGTTGTTGCAAAAAGCGGAGGAGGAAAATACAGCGAGTTAGTTTTAGAGAAGGAGCTGGATAGAGAACAACAGCAAGAGCTAACGATTGTGCTTGTGGCAACAGACGGAGGCTCTCCTCAGAGATCAGGCACTGCAGTCGTTCACGTCACTGTGCTGGATGCGAATGATAACGCCCCAGTGTTCAGTCAGGCCGTTTATAAAGCCAGTCTGCCTGAAAACTCTCCTCCTGATACTGTGGTGGTCACAGTGAGCGCGACTGACGCAGACGAGGGCGTCAACGGACATGTGACTTATGAGTTTGATCACATTTCCGATGAGAGTAATAACGTATTTTCTCTTGATCAGACAACTGGTGAAATTAAAGTAAGTGGACCAATTGATTATGAGGAGTTGTCGGCATATGAAATTCAAATTACAGCGAAAGATGGTCTTGGATTAGTTTCATCCTGTACATTGATAATTGACGTCACAGATGTCAATGACAACGCCCCAGTTATATATCTTAAATCTCTGACTACCCTCATACCTGAGAACGTGTCACCTGGTTCAGAGGTGGGCATCATCAACGTGCAGGACAGAGACTCTGAGAGTAACAGACAGGTTCGCTGCTCCATTCaacaaaatgttccttttaagTTAGTTCCTTctattaaaaactattattctCTGGTGACCACAGGACAACTGGACCGTGAACTAGTGTCAGATTACAACATTACAATCAGTGCCACTGACGAGGGctctccacctctgtcctcctctaaAACTGTTCACTTATCTGTAGCTGACATCAACGACAACCCACCTGTCTTTGAGGAACAGTCCTACAGCGCATATGTGAGTGAAAATAACAAACCTGGTTCCACTTTATGTTCCGTTACTGCTCGAGACCCCGACTGGAGACAGAACGGTACAGTGATTTATTCTCTGTTACCCGGTGAGGTGAACGGTGCCCCGGTGTCCTCCTATCTGTCAGTTAACGGAGACACGGGGGTGATCCACGCTGTGAGGTCGTTTGACTATGAACACTTCAGGAGCTTTAAAGTCCACGTGGTGGCCAGAGACAACGGTTCTCCTCCGCTCAGCAGCAACGTGACCGTCAGCGTCTTCATATCGGACGTGAACGACAACTCTCCTCAGATCCTGTACCCCGCCCCGGAGGGCAACTCCTTCATGACCGAGCTGGTCCCCAAAGCTGCACACGGAGGCTCTCTGGTGTCCAAAGTGATAGCGGTGGACGCGGACTCCGGACAGAACGCCTGGCTGTCCTATCACATAGTCAAGTCCACTGATCCGGGACTTTTCACCATCGGTGTCCACAGCGGAGAGATCAGGACACAGCGGGACATTTCTGAATCTGACAGCATGAAACAGAACCTTATTGTGGCGGTGAAAGATAACggacagccctctctctctgccacctgtTCCATGTACTTACTTATTTCTGATAACTTGGCTGAGGTGCCAGAGCTGAAGGACATTTCTTATGATGAGAAGAATTCAAAACTGACCTCTTACCTGATCATCGCGCTGGTGTCTGTGTCCACCTTCTTCctgaccttcatcatcatcatcctgggtGTGAGGTTCTGTCGCAGGAGAAAGCCCAGACTGTTGTTTGACGGAGCGGTTGCCATCCCCAGCGCTTATCTCCCTCCTAATTACGCAGATGTTGACGGAACAGGAACTTTACGCAGCACTTACAACTATGACGCCTACCTGACAACAGGATCTAGAACCAGTGACTTTAAGTTTGTGACGTCTTACAATGACAACACGCTGCCTGCTGACCAGACTCTGAGGAAAAGTCCTTCTGACTTTGTGGATGTGTTTGGAGATTGCGATGCTTCTCCGGAGGTaggaatttaa